From Micromonospora rhizosphaerae, the proteins below share one genomic window:
- a CDS encoding lysozyme, with the protein MNRPLRSALRAAAAGLLAAVTLAASATLGTTPASAAPAGLPGMDVSSYQGNVNWSAAWNNGARFAYVKATEGTGYTNPYFAQQYNGSYNVGMIRGSYHFALPDRSSGATQANYFVDHGGGWSKDGKTLPGALDIEYNPYGSTCYGLTQSGMRSWITSFVNQYYARTGRWATIYTTTDWWTTCTGNYSGFAANNPLWIARYSSTVGTLPAGWSTYSFWQWASSGTFPGDQDVWNGTWDRLKVLACNGPC; encoded by the coding sequence ATGAACCGTCCCCTGCGATCGGCGCTGCGGGCCGCCGCGGCCGGCCTGCTCGCCGCGGTCACCCTGGCCGCCTCGGCCACCCTCGGCACGACGCCGGCCAGCGCCGCCCCGGCCGGCCTGCCCGGCATGGACGTCTCCAGCTACCAGGGCAACGTCAACTGGTCCGCGGCCTGGAACAACGGCGCCCGGTTCGCGTACGTCAAGGCCACCGAGGGCACGGGCTACACCAACCCGTACTTCGCCCAGCAGTACAACGGCTCCTACAACGTCGGGATGATCCGGGGCTCGTACCACTTCGCCCTGCCCGACCGGTCCAGCGGCGCCACCCAGGCCAACTACTTCGTCGACCACGGTGGCGGATGGTCCAAGGACGGCAAGACCCTGCCGGGCGCCCTCGACATCGAGTACAACCCGTACGGCTCGACCTGCTACGGCCTGACGCAGAGCGGCATGCGCAGCTGGATCACGTCGTTCGTCAACCAGTACTACGCCCGTACCGGCCGGTGGGCGACCATCTACACCACCACCGACTGGTGGACCACCTGCACGGGCAACTACAGCGGCTTCGCCGCGAACAACCCGCTCTGGATCGCCCGGTACTCCAGCACCGTCGGGACCCTGCCGGCCGGCTGGTCGACGTACTCCTTCTGGCAGTGGGCCTCCTCCGGCACCTTCCCTGGCGACCAGGACGTGTGGAACGGCACCTGGGACCGGCTCAAGGTGCTGGCCTGCAACGGACCCTGCTGA
- a CDS encoding ArsR/SmtB family transcription factor, whose amino-acid sequence MHAFDVLGDPVRRRILELLAGGEQTAGRICAAVQEEFGISQPAVSQHLKVLRDNGFATVRPEGTRRLYAVDPQPLHQVDAWLDHFRRFWTPPLEALATELARGRRERRLREGNPDERKAP is encoded by the coding sequence GTGCACGCCTTCGACGTCCTCGGGGATCCGGTCCGCCGCCGGATCCTGGAGTTGCTCGCCGGCGGTGAGCAGACCGCCGGCAGGATCTGCGCGGCGGTTCAGGAGGAGTTCGGCATCTCCCAACCGGCCGTGTCGCAGCACCTGAAGGTGCTGCGGGACAACGGCTTCGCGACCGTACGACCCGAGGGCACCCGCCGCCTCTACGCGGTGGACCCGCAGCCGCTGCACCAGGTCGACGCCTGGCTCGACCACTTCCGCCGGTTCTGGACCCCGCCGCTGGAGGCGCTCGCCACCGAGCTGGCGCGGGGCCGGCGGGAGCGCCGGCTGCGCGAGGGCAACCCTGATGAGAGGAAAGCACCATGA
- a CDS encoding SRPBCC family protein yields MIDVIGQISSVERTVGSRTLPAGEARVMTISQTYGAPLEDVWDACTSADRIPRWFLPISGDLRLHGRYQLEGNASGTIERCDPPHSFAATWEYGDEASWIEVRLSPAGEGRTRFELEHVAHVDDQRWAEFGPGAVGVGWDMGLLGLASHLAGDGSGVDPAQAAAWMGSDEGRQFMTLSSERWGEASVAAGTPADEARAAADRTTAAYTGVPAS; encoded by the coding sequence ATGATCGACGTGATCGGGCAGATCAGCTCCGTGGAGCGCACCGTCGGCAGCCGTACGCTGCCCGCCGGGGAGGCGCGCGTGATGACCATCAGTCAGACGTACGGCGCGCCGCTGGAGGACGTCTGGGACGCCTGCACCAGCGCGGACCGCATCCCGCGCTGGTTCCTGCCCATCTCCGGTGACCTACGCCTGCACGGCCGCTACCAGCTCGAGGGGAACGCAAGCGGCACCATCGAACGCTGCGACCCGCCGCACAGCTTCGCCGCCACCTGGGAGTATGGCGACGAGGCGAGCTGGATCGAGGTGCGGCTCAGCCCGGCCGGCGAGGGCCGTACCCGGTTCGAGCTGGAGCACGTCGCGCACGTCGACGACCAGCGCTGGGCCGAGTTCGGCCCCGGCGCCGTCGGCGTCGGCTGGGACATGGGCCTGCTCGGCCTGGCCTCGCACCTCGCGGGCGACGGCAGCGGGGTCGACCCGGCGCAGGCCGCCGCGTGGATGGGCTCCGACGAAGGCCGCCAGTTCATGACGCTGAGCAGCGAGCGCTGGGGCGAGGCGAGCGTGGCGGCAGGCACCCCGGCCGACGAGGCCCGGGCGGCGGCAGACCGCACGACCGCCGCGTACACCGGAGTCCCGGCGTCCTGA
- a CDS encoding peptidoglycan recognition protein family protein: protein MSVPVPRRAVLRGAVLLGAAAGVTALGQLGGDRHARAVTTRVDQPVIANCATWGARPPKSSVSVVQSRPNKIIIHHTAFPNSTDYSLAHAYANSRDIQNLHMDTNGWIDSGQHFTNSRGGYLTEGRHGSLYALLHGQTMVQGAHCVGQNTQAIGIENEGTYLDVQPPQALWDSLVVFCAFTCQQYAIPASEIYGHKDFNSTQCPGLLHDRLPELRSAVAARLG from the coding sequence ATGTCCGTCCCCGTACCCCGGCGGGCCGTGCTGCGCGGCGCCGTCCTGCTCGGCGCCGCCGCCGGCGTCACCGCACTCGGTCAACTCGGCGGCGACCGCCATGCCCGGGCCGTGACCACCCGGGTCGACCAGCCGGTCATCGCCAACTGCGCGACCTGGGGCGCCCGGCCGCCGAAGTCGTCGGTCAGCGTGGTGCAGAGCCGGCCGAACAAGATCATCATCCACCACACGGCGTTCCCGAACTCGACCGACTACAGCCTGGCCCACGCCTACGCCAACTCCCGCGACATCCAGAACCTGCACATGGACACCAACGGCTGGATCGACTCCGGGCAGCACTTCACCAACAGCCGCGGCGGGTACCTCACCGAGGGCCGGCACGGCAGCCTCTACGCGCTGCTGCACGGGCAGACCATGGTGCAGGGCGCGCACTGCGTCGGGCAGAACACGCAGGCCATCGGCATCGAGAACGAGGGCACCTACCTCGACGTGCAGCCGCCGCAGGCGCTCTGGGACAGCCTGGTGGTCTTCTGCGCGTTCACCTGCCAGCAGTACGCCATCCCGGCCAGCGAGATCTACGGGCACAAGGACTTCAACAGCACCCAGTGCCCGGGGCTGCTGCACGACCGGCTGCCGGAGTTGCGCAGCGCGGTCGCCGCCCGGCTTGGCTGA
- a CDS encoding NUDIX domain-containing protein yields the protein MTSVPYSHCSYCGAAYPAAAGWPRVCAVCGGTVWRNPLPVAVAVLPVRSATGLGVVVVRRDIEPARGQLALPGGFIEYGEEWSDALVRELREETGLLADAGEARLFAVHSAPAGGTMMVFGLLPERQVEDLPPSAPTEEATEWLVLTEPIELAFSTHTRVLADFLASQRAG from the coding sequence GTGACCAGCGTTCCGTACTCGCACTGCTCGTACTGCGGAGCGGCCTACCCGGCGGCCGCCGGCTGGCCGCGGGTCTGCGCGGTCTGCGGCGGGACGGTCTGGCGCAACCCGCTGCCCGTCGCGGTGGCGGTGCTGCCGGTCCGCAGCGCCACCGGCCTGGGCGTGGTGGTGGTCCGCCGGGACATCGAGCCGGCCCGCGGCCAGCTCGCCCTCCCCGGCGGCTTCATCGAGTACGGCGAGGAGTGGTCCGACGCGCTGGTCCGGGAGCTGCGCGAGGAGACCGGCCTGTTGGCCGACGCCGGGGAGGCGCGCCTCTTCGCGGTGCACAGCGCGCCCGCCGGCGGCACCATGATGGTCTTCGGGTTGCTGCCCGAGCGGCAGGTCGAGGACCTGCCTCCGTCGGCGCCGACGGAGGAGGCGACCGAGTGGCTGGTGCTCACCGAGCCGATCGAGCTGGCCTTCTCCACCCACACCCGGGTGCTGGCCGACTTCCTCGCCAGCCAGCGGGCGGGCTGA